From the Chitinolyticbacter meiyuanensis genome, one window contains:
- a CDS encoding thiol-disulfide oxidoreductase DCC family protein: MNTVYYDSRNLACRMEITLLRRLGRDMAWQDINAPGFDCHPLGIEDNTLRSALHLRDADGSWITGIAAVRTMYRHCRLSWLAALSEWAPLRPGIEAAYSAFARRHARNHPTTQEA; this comes from the coding sequence ATGAACACGGTTTACTACGACAGCCGCAACCTCGCCTGCCGGATGGAAATCACGCTGCTGCGCCGTCTTGGTCGCGACATGGCTTGGCAGGATATCAACGCGCCCGGCTTCGATTGCCACCCGCTCGGCATCGAAGACAACACCTTGCGCAGCGCGCTGCATCTGCGCGACGCGGATGGCAGCTGGATCACTGGCATCGCTGCAGTGCGCACCATGTACCGCCACTGTCGCCTGAGCTGGCTGGCCGCACTCAGCGAATGGGCACCGTTGCGGCCCGGTATCGAAGCGGCCTACAGCGCCTTCGCCCGCCGCCATGCGCGCAACCATCCCACCACGCAGGAGGCCTGA
- a CDS encoding SDR family oxidoreductase has translation MTQRILLLGADGFIGQHLATALRAHGHAVVAGVRQPSTTDDIGVDFLIDHDPAVWQARLHGIDTVINAVGLFRASDEDYTSVHVTAPRALYAACREAGIRRVVLISALGASPQGETAYWRSKAAGEAALQASGVPWTIVRPGLVYGPAGASSQLFSRLGSLPLLALPAAGPVQPIHIEDLATGCAALLDIERSSGMVYEATGPTMLALADYLRLLAGRPRGRVLRLPGWLAMTAARALERWPSNLLSRDSLTMLARGSHGDGSAFAALLNRPLCSPASFNDAASRWALQRWQIGWLLRGALAFVWLATAWVSLFVYPVASSHQLLAACGLPNSLFEPLRIGAAGLDAVFGVLTLLRPGRRLWRWQLALIASYSALVALCLPEFLAHPFGPLTKNAALLAALAALLILEETTPCTTT, from the coding sequence ATGACGCAACGCATCCTGCTGCTCGGCGCCGATGGCTTCATCGGCCAGCATCTGGCCACCGCCCTGCGCGCCCACGGCCATGCCGTGGTGGCCGGCGTAAGGCAGCCAAGCACCACTGACGATATCGGCGTCGACTTCCTCATCGATCACGACCCCGCCGTGTGGCAAGCACGACTGCATGGCATCGATACCGTGATCAACGCAGTCGGGTTGTTTCGTGCCAGCGACGAGGACTACACCAGCGTCCATGTCACCGCACCACGAGCGCTGTATGCCGCCTGCCGCGAAGCGGGCATCCGCCGGGTGGTGCTGATCTCGGCGCTGGGCGCTTCGCCGCAGGGCGAGACGGCCTACTGGCGCAGCAAGGCCGCCGGCGAGGCAGCACTGCAGGCGTCCGGCGTGCCATGGACCATCGTGCGCCCCGGTTTGGTCTATGGTCCGGCCGGCGCCAGCAGCCAGTTGTTCTCGCGGCTTGGCAGCCTGCCGCTACTGGCCTTGCCCGCTGCCGGCCCGGTGCAACCAATCCACATCGAAGACCTGGCCACTGGCTGCGCAGCCCTGCTGGACATCGAGCGCAGCAGTGGCATGGTGTACGAGGCCACGGGCCCAACGATGCTGGCCTTGGCCGACTACCTGCGCCTGTTGGCCGGTCGGCCGCGAGGGCGCGTCCTGCGCTTGCCGGGCTGGCTGGCAATGACTGCGGCACGTGCGCTCGAGCGCTGGCCAAGCAACCTGCTCAGCCGCGACAGCCTGACCATGCTCGCGCGCGGCAGCCATGGTGACGGTAGCGCATTCGCGGCACTGCTCAACCGACCGCTGTGTTCACCAGCCAGTTTCAACGATGCGGCCAGCCGCTGGGCACTGCAGCGCTGGCAGATCGGCTGGCTGCTGCGTGGCGCGCTCGCCTTCGTCTGGCTGGCGACGGCCTGGGTGTCGCTGTTCGTCTATCCGGTGGCGAGTAGCCACCAGCTGCTGGCAGCCTGCGGCCTTCCCAACTCACTGTTCGAGCCGTTGCGCATCGGAGCAGCTGGGCTCGATGCCGTGTTCGGCGTGCTGACGCTGTTGCGCCCCGGACGCCGGCTATGGCGGTGGCAGCTCGCCTTGATCGCCAGCTACAGCGCCCTCGTCGCACTTTGCCTGCCCGAGTTTCTTGCCCACCCGTTCGGCCCCCTGACCAAGAATGCCGCACTCTTGGCCGCACTCGCCGCACTGTTGATCCTGGAGGAAACCACGCCATGCACGACTACCTGA
- a CDS encoding DUF2269 family protein: protein MHDYLIVKTLHILSATLMFGTGFGTAFYMFFTNRSRNVAAIAVVTRWVARADWWFTTPAVIFQPLSGWWLMRQLGWEVGWNWVGLTLLLYAIAGACWLPVVWLQLRMRDMAQIAYAQSTELPARYWHYERWWTVLGFPAFGGLLIVYWLMVAKPF, encoded by the coding sequence ATGCACGACTACCTGATCGTCAAGACGCTGCACATCCTGTCAGCCACGCTGATGTTCGGCACCGGCTTTGGCACGGCCTTCTACATGTTCTTCACCAACCGCAGCCGCAATGTCGCAGCCATCGCGGTCGTCACGCGCTGGGTGGCGCGCGCCGACTGGTGGTTCACCACACCGGCGGTGATCTTCCAGCCGCTGTCCGGCTGGTGGCTGATGCGCCAGCTGGGTTGGGAGGTGGGCTGGAACTGGGTGGGGCTGACGCTACTGCTCTATGCCATTGCCGGCGCCTGCTGGCTGCCAGTGGTCTGGCTACAGTTGAGGATGCGCGACATGGCGCAAATTGCATACGCCCAGTCAACCGAGCTGCCAGCGCGCTACTGGCACTACGAGCGATGGTGGACGGTACTGGGCTTTCCCGCCTTCGGCGGACTGCTGATCGTGTATTGGCTAATGGTAGCGAAGCCTTTCTAA
- a CDS encoding endonuclease/exonuclease/phosphatase family protein has translation MENVLRVASYNIHKGLSALNRRLVVHDVRQALAQLSPDVVLLQEVQGEHLVKQRRFANWPGPQHEYLAGDELIALYGRNASHRHGHHGNALLSRFPVRRWDNHDLTLHRLEQRGLLHAVLEVPGWRRPLHALSVHLNLRANDRRQQLRLLAEYVQAEVPMGAPMVLAGDFNDWRREATPFLHTELGLAEAFEQKHGAPAKSFPARLPLLTLDRIYVRGMRIEAASVLGGPPWVGLSDHAPLYATLHRDEGGE, from the coding sequence TTGGAAAACGTACTGCGCGTCGCCTCATACAACATCCACAAGGGTCTGTCGGCCTTGAACCGCAGGCTGGTGGTGCACGATGTGCGCCAGGCACTGGCACAGCTGTCGCCCGACGTCGTGCTGCTGCAGGAAGTGCAGGGCGAGCATCTGGTCAAGCAGCGCCGCTTTGCCAACTGGCCGGGGCCGCAGCACGAATACCTGGCAGGCGACGAGCTGATCGCGCTGTACGGTCGCAATGCCAGCCATCGGCACGGCCATCACGGCAATGCCCTACTGTCGCGCTTCCCGGTGCGGCGTTGGGACAATCACGACCTGACCCTGCACCGGCTCGAGCAGCGCGGCCTGCTGCACGCGGTGCTGGAGGTGCCGGGCTGGCGGCGGCCGCTGCATGCGTTGTCGGTCCACCTCAACCTGCGTGCCAATGACCGACGCCAGCAACTGCGGTTGCTGGCCGAATATGTGCAGGCGGAGGTACCGATGGGCGCGCCGATGGTACTGGCTGGTGACTTCAACGATTGGCGACGCGAGGCGACGCCGTTCCTGCATACCGAGCTGGGGTTGGCCGAAGCCTTCGAGCAGAAGCACGGCGCGCCGGCCAAGAGCTTTCCGGCGCGTTTGCCGCTGTTGACGCTGGACCGCATCTACGTGCGCGGCATGCGGATCGAGGCGGCCAGCGTGCTCGGCGGGCCACCATGGGTCGGCTTGTCCGACCACGCGCCGCTGTATGCCACATTGCACCGCGACGAGGGCGGCGAATGA
- the htpX gene encoding protease HtpX, translating into MKRVFLLIATNIAVMLVLSIVASLLGVNRYLTANGLNFGALLMFAGIIGFGGAFISLAISKMMAKWSTGAQVIETPRNQAEAWLMETVAKLAQRANIPMPEVAIYEGAPNAFATGPSKSNSLVAVSTGLLQTMNRDEVEAVLAHEIAHVANGDMVTLTLIQGVVNTFVFFLARVVGYFVDSFLKRNDDNAQAGQGIGFFITVFVCEIVFGILASVIVAYFSRHREYRADEGAARIMGTPRPMIAALQRLGGLEAGELPANMAASGIAGGGRGLMALFASHPSIPERIAALQTRAA; encoded by the coding sequence ATGAAACGCGTCTTTCTGCTGATCGCGACCAACATCGCCGTGATGCTGGTGCTCAGCATCGTGGCCAGCCTGCTCGGCGTGAACCGCTACCTGACCGCGAACGGGCTCAACTTCGGCGCCTTGCTGATGTTTGCCGGCATCATCGGTTTCGGTGGCGCCTTCATCTCGCTCGCCATCTCCAAGATGATGGCCAAGTGGTCCACCGGCGCCCAGGTGATCGAAACCCCGCGCAACCAGGCCGAGGCCTGGTTGATGGAAACCGTGGCCAAGCTGGCCCAGCGCGCCAATATCCCGATGCCCGAAGTGGCGATCTACGAGGGCGCACCCAACGCCTTCGCCACCGGTCCGTCAAAGAGCAACTCGCTGGTCGCCGTGTCGACCGGCCTGTTGCAGACGATGAATCGCGATGAAGTCGAGGCGGTGCTGGCGCACGAGATTGCCCACGTCGCCAATGGCGACATGGTCACGCTGACGCTGATCCAGGGCGTGGTGAACACCTTCGTGTTCTTCCTGGCACGGGTGGTCGGCTATTTCGTCGATTCCTTCCTCAAGCGCAACGACGACAATGCGCAGGCCGGGCAAGGCATTGGTTTCTTCATCACGGTGTTCGTCTGTGAGATCGTATTCGGCATCCTGGCCAGCGTGATCGTGGCCTACTTTTCGCGCCATCGCGAATACCGCGCCGACGAGGGTGCCGCCCGCATCATGGGCACGCCGCGGCCAATGATCGCCGCGCTGCAGCGCCTCGGCGGGCTGGAAGCCGGGGAATTGCCGGCCAATATGGCGGCTTCGGGCATTGCCGGCGGCGGCCGTGGCCTGATGGCCTTGTTCGCCAGCCACCCCAGCATTCCCGAGCGCATTGCCGCGCTGCAGACCCGCGCCGCTTAA
- the clsB gene encoding cardiolipin synthase ClsB, translated as MSRQATLQRLRHWRIPPPIKVHYAGGHRVRLLYNGADFFAVLLAEIEMARVEIFLETYLFEQDDIGERVVTALEAAALRGVNVKLQIDGFGARAFPDLWQQRLAAAGAWLLFFRPDIRPLSLNHSRLRRLHRKLAIVDGRVAFVGGINILTDQEPGPLRLAPRYDYAFRVEGPLLAQMHAAADRLWRHTAWVQLQREWAAKSRVPLQLAASGSAVASFAIRDNLRHRHDIEHAYLQAIRRARREIIIANAYFLPGYRFRHALRAAAARGVTVVLVLQGQVDHFLLHWATRAYYRRFLKSGMEIYEYRAGFMHAKAAVIDGEWATVGSSNLDPFSLLLAREANLFVHDAEVAEELRADIQRHIARNSRRVSLEQVTRVGWWWRSLVWGCFGAVRVVMGLTGYGGRRYLE; from the coding sequence ATGAGCCGTCAGGCGACGCTGCAACGGCTGCGCCATTGGCGGATCCCGCCGCCGATCAAGGTGCACTACGCCGGCGGCCATCGCGTCCGGCTGCTGTACAACGGCGCTGACTTCTTCGCGGTGTTGCTCGCCGAGATCGAGATGGCGCGGGTGGAGATCTTTCTCGAGACCTACCTGTTCGAACAGGATGACATCGGCGAGCGCGTGGTGACGGCGCTGGAAGCGGCGGCGCTGCGCGGCGTCAACGTCAAGCTCCAGATCGACGGCTTCGGCGCGCGTGCCTTTCCCGACCTCTGGCAGCAGCGCCTGGCGGCAGCCGGTGCGTGGCTGTTGTTCTTCCGCCCGGACATCCGGCCGCTCTCACTCAATCACAGCCGTTTGCGGCGGCTGCATCGCAAGCTCGCGATCGTCGACGGCCGCGTGGCCTTCGTCGGCGGCATCAACATCCTTACCGATCAGGAGCCGGGCCCGCTGCGCTTGGCGCCGCGCTACGACTATGCCTTCCGGGTGGAAGGGCCGCTCCTGGCGCAGATGCATGCCGCGGCGGATCGCTTGTGGCGGCATACTGCATGGGTACAGCTGCAGCGCGAATGGGCGGCCAAGAGCCGGGTGCCGTTGCAGCTGGCCGCGAGCGGCAGCGCGGTAGCCTCGTTTGCCATCCGCGATAATCTGCGGCATCGCCACGATATCGAGCATGCCTACCTGCAGGCGATCCGGCGAGCCCGGCGCGAGATCATCATCGCCAATGCCTATTTCCTGCCTGGCTATCGCTTCCGGCACGCCTTGCGTGCGGCTGCGGCACGCGGCGTGACGGTGGTGCTGGTGCTGCAAGGCCAGGTCGATCATTTCCTGCTGCACTGGGCCACTCGCGCCTATTACCGACGCTTTCTCAAGTCGGGCATGGAAATCTACGAATATCGGGCTGGCTTCATGCATGCCAAGGCGGCGGTGATCGATGGCGAGTGGGCGACGGTGGGCTCGAGCAATCTCGATCCATTCAGCCTGCTGCTGGCGCGGGAGGCCAACCTGTTCGTGCACGACGCCGAGGTGGCAGAGGAGCTGCGGGCCGATATCCAGCGCCATATCGCGCGCAATTCGCGGCGGGTTTCGCTGGAGCAGGTCACGCGCGTCGGCTGGTGGTGGCGTTCGCTGGTATGGGGCTGCTTTGGCGCCGTGCGGGTGGTGATGGGGCTGACCGGCTACGGCGGCCGGCGTTATCTGGAATAA
- a CDS encoding thiol-disulfide oxidoreductase DCC family protein, with amino-acid sequence MLTIWYDGSCPFCSRSMHALQRRAPHALRLIDAADPAVDVASHGLQREALMHSLHVEDGSGRRQTGFAAVYAVFAAAGLGWLAWPLRIRPLQPLWQYAYAQLARNRYLLSTVLKLDCPNGSCTLRATEPRQ; translated from the coding sequence ATGCTGACCATCTGGTACGACGGGAGCTGCCCGTTCTGCAGCCGCAGCATGCACGCGTTGCAGCGCCGCGCACCGCATGCGCTTCGCCTGATCGATGCGGCCGATCCCGCCGTCGATGTCGCCAGCCACGGTTTGCAACGCGAGGCCTTGATGCATAGCCTGCATGTGGAAGACGGCAGCGGGCGGCGGCAAACCGGCTTTGCCGCCGTTTACGCGGTGTTCGCTGCCGCGGGCCTCGGCTGGCTGGCGTGGCCACTGCGGATCCGACCGCTGCAGCCGTTGTGGCAGTACGCCTATGCGCAGCTCGCCCGCAATCGCTACCTGCTGAGCACGGTGCTGAAGCTGGACTGCCCGAACGGCAGCTGCACGCTGCGCGCCACGGAGCCCCGTCAATGA
- a CDS encoding hemolysin family protein, which produces MEILILLGLILLNALFAMSEIALVTARRARLAKLAENGDVSAAAAIKLGEDPTRFLSTIQIGITSIGVLSGIMGEAALAEPFADWLETYGMPQHVSDPLALFIVVAVVTYFSIVLGELVPKRIGQINPEAIARLVSRPMEGLAFVTRPFVILLSFSTQAVLRTLGIKGQSGPSVTEDEIHAMLEEGSEAGVIEQNEHALLRNVFRLDDRQIASLMIPRSDIIYLDLEDDAQVNVAKVAEADYTRFPVCRGGLSNVLGIVSAKDLLQQTLAGKAMDLASSPLRPAVFVPETLTGMELLEQIRASGVEMIFVVDEYGEVQGLVTLQDVLEVITGEFMPHDTENAWAVAREDGSWLLDGLIPIPELKDKLELNAVPEEDKGRYHTLSGMMMLLLGRLPHTADIATWENWRLEVVDMDGKRIDKVLASRIVLESEPAADETV; this is translated from the coding sequence GTGGAAATCCTGATCCTGCTTGGCCTTATCCTCCTGAACGCACTGTTTGCGATGTCAGAGATCGCGCTCGTCACCGCTCGCCGCGCCCGCTTGGCAAAGCTTGCCGAGAATGGCGACGTCTCGGCCGCAGCTGCGATCAAGCTCGGCGAGGATCCGACCCGCTTCCTTTCCACCATTCAGATCGGCATCACCTCGATCGGCGTGCTGTCCGGCATCATGGGCGAGGCCGCGCTGGCTGAGCCCTTCGCCGACTGGCTGGAAACCTATGGCATGCCGCAGCATGTCAGCGATCCGCTGGCGCTGTTCATCGTCGTTGCCGTGGTGACGTATTTCTCCATCGTGCTGGGCGAACTCGTGCCCAAGCGCATCGGCCAGATCAATCCGGAAGCCATTGCCCGGCTGGTGTCGCGGCCGATGGAAGGGCTGGCCTTCGTGACCCGCCCCTTCGTCATCCTGCTGTCGTTCTCCACCCAGGCGGTGCTGCGTACGCTGGGCATCAAGGGCCAGAGTGGCCCCAGCGTGACCGAGGATGAAATCCACGCCATGCTGGAGGAAGGCTCCGAGGCCGGCGTGATTGAGCAGAACGAGCACGCGCTGCTGCGCAATGTGTTCCGCCTCGATGACCGCCAGATCGCCTCGCTGATGATTCCGCGTTCGGACATCATCTACCTCGACCTCGAGGATGACGCTCAGGTGAATGTCGCCAAGGTGGCTGAGGCCGACTACACCCGTTTCCCGGTCTGCCGCGGTGGCCTGTCCAACGTGCTGGGCATCGTCAGCGCCAAGGACCTGCTGCAGCAGACACTGGCTGGCAAGGCGATGGACCTCGCCAGCAGCCCGCTGCGCCCGGCCGTGTTCGTGCCCGAGACGCTGACCGGCATGGAACTGCTCGAGCAGATCCGCGCCTCCGGCGTCGAGATGATCTTCGTCGTCGACGAGTACGGTGAAGTGCAGGGCCTCGTCACGCTGCAGGATGTCCTGGAAGTGATCACCGGCGAATTCATGCCGCATGACACCGAAAACGCCTGGGCCGTGGCGCGCGAGGACGGCTCCTGGTTGCTCGATGGCTTGATCCCCATCCCCGAGCTCAAGGACAAACTGGAGCTCAATGCGGTGCCCGAGGAGGACAAGGGCCGTTACCACACCCTGTCCGGCATGATGATGCTGCTGCTCGGCCGCTTGCCGCACACCGCCGATATCGCCACCTGGGAAAACTGGCGACTGGAAGTGGTGGACATGGACGGCAAGCGCATCGACAAGGTGCTGGCCAGCCGCATCGTGCTGGAAAGTGAACCTGCGGCGGACGAGACGGTCTGA
- a CDS encoding inorganic phosphate transporter — translation MFDLFSGLDAWVAISLVLALAFVLTYEFINGFHDTANAVATVIYTKAMPPHLAVIFSGIFNFLGVLLGGVGVAYAIVHLLPVELLMNVNTGHGLAMVFSLLAAAIVWNLGTWYYGIPASSSHTLIGSILGVGLANALITGIPLGEGINWKKAIDIALSLVISPTAGFLLAGALLLGLKWLLPLSKMHKTPETRREIDGKKHPPFWNRLVLVLSAMGVSFVHGSNDGQKGIGLIMLVLIGIVPAKFVLDLDSTTYQIERTRDATIHLRQFYQHNTATLSDYLALGQGNNVDLPKKFRCDPKTTEQTIAALLLALDGIKDYRELAPEARSQVRRYLLCLDDTAKKVGKLPQMSSRDKKDLDNLRKDLTATTEYAPFWVILAVALALGIGTMVGWKRVVLTVGEKIGKQGMTYAQGMSAQIIAAISIGFANIFSLPVSTTHVLSSGVAGTMVANRSGLHAGTVRSILLAWVFTLPVSMGLSASLFWLATKLFV, via the coding sequence ATGTTTGATCTCTTCTCCGGGCTCGATGCCTGGGTCGCCATCAGCCTGGTGCTGGCGCTCGCCTTCGTGCTCACTTACGAGTTCATCAACGGGTTTCACGACACCGCCAACGCCGTTGCCACGGTGATCTACACCAAGGCAATGCCGCCGCACCTGGCGGTGATCTTCTCCGGCATCTTCAACTTCCTCGGCGTGCTGCTGGGCGGCGTCGGCGTGGCGTATGCCATCGTCCACCTGCTGCCGGTGGAACTGCTGATGAACGTAAACACCGGCCATGGCCTTGCCATGGTGTTCTCGCTGTTGGCCGCCGCCATCGTCTGGAACCTGGGCACCTGGTATTACGGTATCCCGGCATCGAGCTCGCACACGCTGATCGGCTCCATCCTCGGCGTGGGTCTGGCCAACGCGCTGATCACCGGCATTCCGCTCGGTGAGGGCATCAACTGGAAGAAGGCGATCGACATCGCGTTGTCGCTGGTGATCTCGCCCACCGCGGGCTTCCTGCTCGCGGGCGCCTTGCTGCTCGGCCTGAAATGGCTGCTGCCGCTCTCCAAGATGCACAAGACGCCGGAAACGCGCCGCGAGATCGATGGCAAGAAGCATCCGCCGTTCTGGAACCGCCTGGTGCTGGTGCTCTCGGCCATGGGCGTGAGCTTCGTGCATGGCTCCAACGATGGCCAGAAGGGCATCGGCCTGATCATGCTGGTGCTGATCGGCATTGTGCCGGCCAAGTTCGTGCTCGACCTCGATAGCACCACCTACCAGATCGAGCGCACCCGCGATGCCACCATCCACCTGCGCCAGTTCTACCAGCACAACACCGCCACGCTGTCGGACTACCTCGCACTCGGCCAGGGCAACAACGTGGACCTGCCGAAAAAATTCCGCTGCGACCCCAAGACCACCGAGCAAACCATCGCCGCCCTGCTGCTGGCGCTCGATGGCATCAAGGATTACCGAGAGCTCGCGCCGGAAGCGCGCTCGCAGGTCCGCCGCTATCTGCTGTGCCTGGACGACACCGCCAAGAAGGTGGGCAAGCTGCCGCAGATGAGCAGCCGCGACAAGAAGGATCTCGACAACCTGCGCAAGGATCTGACCGCCACCACCGAATACGCGCCCTTCTGGGTGATCCTCGCCGTGGCGCTGGCACTGGGTATCGGCACCATGGTGGGCTGGAAGCGCGTGGTGCTCACTGTTGGCGAGAAGATCGGCAAGCAGGGCATGACCTATGCCCAGGGCATGAGTGCGCAGATCATCGCCGCCATCTCCATCGGCTTTGCCAACATCTTCAGCCTGCCGGTATCGACCACCCACGTGCTGTCATCCGGGGTCGCTGGCACCATGGTGGCCAACCGCAGCGGCCTGCACGCCGGCACGGTGCGCAGCATCCTGCTCGCTTGGGTGTTCACCTTGCCGGTATCGATGGGCCTGTCGGCATCGTTGTTCTGGCTGGCGACCAAGCTGTTCGTCTGA
- a CDS encoding L-serine ammonia-lyase, producing the protein MLSVFDMFKIGIGPSSSHTVGPMLAAARFAQEVVSLPVARVAVDLYGSLALTGHGHGTVGAVLNGLEGQLPARCDPAAIVPRAEALQAGAALRLAGQRDIGFDYRRDITLHRHEFLKLHANGLRCSAWSAADELLAQQTYYSIGGGFVVSEVEFGQPQPELAVPYPFRSAAELLVHCRAQHKSIAEIAWANECACRHPVEVRQGLLEIARTMHDCIEAGCRHEGTLPGGYAVRRRAPAIFRKLVALQLSGRHDIMLWPMLYAMAVNEENAAGGRIVTAPTNGAAGIVPAVLQYWRNFDARASEQGMVDFLLTAGAIGMLYKMNASISGAEVGCQGEVGVACSMAAGAYCAVLGGTLAQIENAAEIAMEHHLGLTCDPVGGLVQIPCIERNGIAAEKAIKVAQLALLEDGEHKISLDQVIATMYRTGLDMRQQYKETATGGLALTVGAPAC; encoded by the coding sequence ATGCTCAGCGTGTTCGACATGTTCAAGATCGGCATCGGCCCGTCGAGCTCCCACACCGTGGGACCGATGCTGGCTGCGGCGCGCTTCGCCCAGGAAGTGGTGTCGCTGCCGGTGGCACGGGTGGCGGTCGATCTCTACGGCTCGCTCGCGCTGACCGGTCACGGCCATGGCACGGTCGGCGCCGTGCTGAATGGGCTGGAAGGCCAGTTGCCGGCACGATGCGATCCGGCTGCCATCGTGCCACGGGCCGAGGCGCTGCAGGCTGGCGCTGCGCTGCGGCTAGCCGGGCAGCGCGATATCGGGTTTGACTACCGCCGTGACATCACGCTGCATCGGCACGAATTCCTCAAGCTGCACGCCAACGGCTTGCGCTGCTCGGCCTGGAGTGCCGCCGATGAGTTGCTGGCGCAGCAAACCTACTACTCGATTGGGGGCGGCTTCGTCGTCAGCGAGGTGGAGTTCGGTCAGCCGCAGCCCGAGCTTGCCGTGCCGTATCCGTTTCGTTCTGCCGCGGAGCTGCTCGTGCATTGCCGGGCACAGCACAAAAGCATCGCCGAGATCGCCTGGGCCAACGAGTGTGCCTGCCGGCACCCGGTCGAGGTGCGCCAGGGCCTGCTCGAGATCGCCCGCACCATGCACGACTGCATTGAGGCCGGCTGCCGCCACGAGGGCACCTTGCCGGGCGGCTATGCGGTACGGCGCCGCGCTCCGGCCATCTTCCGCAAGCTGGTGGCGCTGCAGCTTTCCGGCCGGCACGACATCATGCTCTGGCCGATGCTCTACGCGATGGCGGTGAACGAGGAAAACGCCGCGGGCGGGCGCATTGTCACGGCGCCAACCAATGGCGCAGCCGGCATTGTGCCGGCCGTGCTGCAGTACTGGCGCAACTTCGACGCCCGCGCCAGCGAACAGGGCATGGTCGATTTCCTGCTGACGGCAGGTGCCATCGGCATGCTGTACAAGATGAATGCGTCGATTTCCGGGGCGGAGGTCGGCTGCCAGGGGGAGGTGGGCGTCGCCTGCTCGATGGCGGCCGGTGCCTATTGCGCGGTGTTGGGCGGTACGCTCGCGCAGATCGAGAACGCTGCCGAGATCGCCATGGAACATCACCTGGGGCTGACCTGCGATCCGGTCGGCGGCCTGGTGCAGATTCCCTGTATCGAGCGCAACGGCATCGCTGCGGAGAAGGCGATCAAGGTGGCGCAACTGGCGCTGCTGGAGGATGGCGAGCACAAGATCAGCCTGGATCAGGTGATCGCCACCATGTATCGCACCGGGCTCGACATGCGGCAGCAGTACAAGGAAACCGCCACCGGTGGCCTGGCACTGACCGTGGGTGCACCGGCCTGCTGA
- a CDS encoding GbsR/MarR family transcriptional regulator produces MQLTPVKQKFILHWGEMGTRWGVNRTVSQIHALLFLADAPLHAEEIAETLVVARSNVSNSLKELQSWGLVKVVHVLGDRRDHFETSKDVWQLFRTIVDERKRREFDPTLTVLRECVMEQGEADDAAALQRMQDVLDFMETLTAWMKEMENLPPETLMKILKLGAKVQKLLGRDT; encoded by the coding sequence ATGCAGCTCACACCGGTCAAGCAGAAGTTCATCCTGCACTGGGGCGAAATGGGCACACGCTGGGGCGTGAACCGCACCGTCTCGCAGATCCACGCCCTGCTGTTCCTTGCCGATGCACCGCTCCATGCCGAGGAAATCGCCGAAACGCTGGTCGTCGCCCGCTCCAATGTAAGTAACAGCCTGAAGGAGCTGCAGAGCTGGGGCCTTGTCAAGGTGGTGCATGTGCTCGGCGATCGGCGCGATCACTTCGAGACCAGCAAGGACGTGTGGCAACTGTTTCGCACCATCGTGGACGAGCGCAAGCGACGCGAGTTCGATCCCACGCTCACCGTGCTGCGCGAATGCGTGATGGAGCAAGGCGAAGCCGATGACGCCGCAGCCCTGCAGCGCATGCAGGACGTACTCGATTTCATGGAAACGCTGACCGCGTGGATGAAGGAGATGGAAAACCTGCCGCCGGAAACCTTGATGAAGATCCTCAAGCTTGGCGCCAAGGTACAGAAACTGCTGGGGCGTGATACCTGA